A stretch of Eleutherodactylus coqui strain aEleCoq1 chromosome 2, aEleCoq1.hap1, whole genome shotgun sequence DNA encodes these proteins:
- the LOC136612984 gene encoding S-antigen protein-like produces the protein MFPAPPFLLILTLTLIHAPFFHAIPVNEEQKHQPIHRATHSDAAQPPQLEDHQEIPQLVKSQHEKSEGIQERATPDVQSPFSSDDEDELFKDISPKALAAVLLKALNPDDGEQTPSTTAENMSASDQQLVKEETGNREEVLTERVRSRTQSSDKEETIKENKKVNEGEDMESVKSLLQELEAFDPPSKKEQDSPQEGTLESEDLQELRELLGFGEQTEEGKRSPMNPVPHSPRRLVEEEAAEEEGEEDEKLANVAQDLLLQYLINGSENDDEDEEEEEEKENEQDYPVDDFVGGQRPLFEDEEEVNTQSKRSSDDDIDEVDPQTIDKLIELSSRLQLPADDVVDIINDVEKRKRRRMKKKKARDDFLGRKERIRNPPQSWPDSTYYPRRKLDQQSNWNKVDTNWKKPSSSNWNRNRLSESTWKKLSNPIWTKASKSNWKKVSEPGWNKVSEPRWNKVSEPRWNKVPQSNWNKVSEPSWNKVSQPSWNKVSEPSWNKVSEPSWNKVSEPSWNKVSEPSWNKVSEPSWNKVSEPSWNKVSEPNWNKVSEPNWNKVSDPSWNKVSESSWNEVNKPIWNKVSDPSWNKMSETNWNKASEPNWSNMPDTKWNKMQEQSWNKASQPSWLKAMDPYTRRYRARPPPYTNYIRPRTFQNPPRYYYKPPFPPQDDYFDDDQDKQEEMENYIERILLTHPEVFQ, from the coding sequence ATGTTCCCCGCACCCCCCTTCCTACTCATCCTGACCCTTACCCTAATACATGCTCCCTTTTTTCATGCCATTCCTGTGAATGAAGAACAGAAACACCAGCCCATCCATCGAGCAACACACAGCGATGCTGCACAGCCCCCTCAACTAGAGGACCATCAAGAGATCCCACAACTTGTTAAAAGCCAGCATGAAAAAAGTGAAGGCATCCAAGAGAGAGCAACTCCTGATGTCCAGTCTCCCTTCAGctctgatgatgaggatgagcTATTTAAGGACATAAGTCCCAAAGCCCTAGCTGCTGTGCTCTTAAAGGCATTGAACCCAGATGATGGAGAGCAAACTCCTTCTACTACAGCAGAAAATATGTCCGCTAGTGACCAACAGCTTGTTAAAGAAGAGACAGGTAACAGAGAAGAAGTGTTGACTGAAAGAGTAAGAAGCAGAACACAAAGCTCTGACAAAGAAGAAACGATAAAAGAGAATAAGAAAGTGAATGAAGGAGAAGATATGGAAAGTGTAAAATCACTGCTGCAGGAACTTGAGGCTTTTGATCCTCCGTCTAAAAAAGAACAGGATTCCCCTCAAGAAGGGACCCTCGAGAGCGAGGACCTGCAAGAACTAAGAGAACTGTTAGGCTTTGGAGAACAAACGGAGGAGGGAAAACGAAGCCCGATGAATCCTGTTCCACACAGTCCTCGAAGGCTGGTAGAGGAAGAAGCAGCAGAAGAAGAAGGGGAAGAGGACGAAAAACTTGCCAATGTTGCCCAAGATCTTCTTCTTCAATACTTAATAAATGGAAGTGAAAATGAtgatgaagatgaagaggaggaggaagaaaaggagaaTGAACAAGACTATCCAGTAGATGATTTTGTTGGTGGTCAACGGCCACTGTTCGAGGATGAGGAAGAGGTAAACACCCAGAGTAAGAGGTCAAGTGATGATGATATAGATGAAGTAGATCCACAAACTATTGATAAACTCATTGAGCTTTCCAGTCGCTTACAACTGCCAGCTGACGATGTGGTAGATATAATTAATGATGTGgagaagaggaagagaagaaggatgaagaagaagaaagcaAGAGATGACTTTCTAGGCCGAAAAGAAAGAATCAGGAATCCTCCACAATCATGGCCAGATTCTACCTACTACCCCAGAAGAAAGCTCGATCAACAGTCTAATTGGAATAAAGTAGACACAAACTGGAAAAAACCTTCTTCGTCAAACTGGAATAGAAACAGGTTGTCAGAGTCTACTTGGAAGAAGTTGTCAAACCCAATTTGGACAAAAGCATCTAAATCTAACTGGAAGAAGGTGTCAGAGCCAGGCTGGAATAAGGTGTCAGAACCAAGATGGAATAAGGTGTCAGAACCAAGATGGAATAAGGTGCCCCAGTCAAATTGGAATAAGGTCTCTGAGCCAAGCTGGAATAAGGTGTCCCAGCCAAGCTGGAACAAAGTATCCGAACCAAGCTGGAACAAGGTATCTGAACCAAGCTGGAATAAGGTGTCTGAGCCAAGCTGGAACAAGGTGTCTGAGCCAAGCTGGAACAAGGTGTCTGAGCCAAGCTGGAACAAGGTGTCTGAGCCAAGCTGGAACAAAGTGTCTGAGCCAAACTGGAACAAAGTGTCTGAGCCAAATTGGAATAAGGTCTCCGATCCAAGCTGGAATAAGGTGTCTGAGTCAAGTTGGAATGAGGTGAATAAGCCAATCTGGAATAAGGTGTCAGATCCAAGCTGGAATAAGATGTCAGAGACAAATTGGAATAAGGCATCTGAACCAAACTGGAGCAATATGCCAGACACAAAGTGGAATAAGATGCAGGAACAAAGCTGGAATAAGGCATCCCAACCAAGCTGGTTGAAAGCTATGGATCCATATACACGTAGATATCGTGCACGTCCACCGCCATACACTAACTACATCCGGCCCAGAACCTTCCAGAACCCTCCAAGATACTATTATAAACCTCCTTTCCCACCGCAGGATGATTACTTTGATGATGATCAAGATAAGCAGGAGGAAATGGAGAACTATATTGAAAGGATCTTGCTGACTCATCCTGAGGTTTTCCAGTGA